In Mycobacterium branderi, the DNA window GTCGACGCCGCTCCCCAGTGCGGCCACCTGCCGGGACTGTGACACGCCCCCGAAGATCGTGGTGGCCTTCAATCCGTACGCCGCGGCCAGCGGTTCGAGTGCCTCGCAGATCTGGGTGGCCAGTTCGCGCGTCGGCGCCAGCACCAGGCCCGACGGGCGCGACGGGCCTCGCTTGCTTTCGGCCAACCGAGTCACCAGGGGAATCGAGAACGCCAATGTCTTTCCGCTGCCTGTTTTGCCGCGACCGAGCACGTCTCGGCCGGTGAGGGTGTCGGGAAGGGTGTTGGCCTGAATCGGAAACGGCGTCGTGACACCGCGGGCGGCGAGCACGCTGACAAGTGGTGTGGGCACGCCGAGATCGGCGAAGGATGTGGTCATCGAAAGTGCCTTTCGGGCATCGGTTGTGCTGCTGGCGCGACGAAACGTCAAGCGGCGCTAGCGCACAGGGGCGAGATTGCCGGTCGGCAAAATCGATCGCCGCGAGAAGAGCTTGTGCGGATGCACTGATCGCCGGAATCGGCGACGGGTGAAGCGTTCCACGACGTGTCGGCGTCATTCCTCGTGACGCCGGCGTTCGGCTCACAGCATACCGCATGCTTGGGATTCGTCCGCCTGCCCTACCCGCTGACGGCGAAAGCTGTTGAGCCTCAAGGCTTTTACTCTGAGCGATCGCCGTTCGCCGAGAATTCCCGCAGGCTGGCCGCCAACGCCACCGGAACCCTCGCCCTGATGCGAGTGCCATCGCTGTTGTGCTCGGTCTGCTGTACCCGCCCGTCGGCATGCACGCGCGAGACCAGATCACCGCGGTCGTACGGGATTACCACGTCGACCGCAGCGTCGACGGGCGCCACCAACTCGGCCATCCGCCGGCGCAACGCGTCGACTCCCTCACCTGTGCGGGCCGACACAAACATCGCCCCGGGCAGCGCGCGGCGCAGCTTGGCGAGCGCCAAATCGCTTGCGGCGTCGACCTTGTTGACCACGATCAGCTCCGGCGCGGGGTCGCCGTGGTGGTCGGCGATCACCTCGGAGATCACCTGACGCACGGCGTTGATCTGAGCAAGCGGGTTGACGTCGGAGCCGTCGACAACGTGCACCAGCAGGTCGGCGTCGACGACTTCTTCCAGAGTCGAACGGAACGCCTCGACCAACTGGGTGGGCAGATGCCGCACGAAGCCGACGGTGTCGCTGACCACGAACGGCCGTCCGTCGTCGAATTCGCCACGGCGGGTCGTGGGCTCCAGAGTGGCGAACAGCGCGTCCTGCACCAGCACCCCCGCCCCGGTCAGCGCGTTGAGCAGGCTCGACTTGCCGGCATTGGTGTAGCCGACGATCGCGATCGACGGCACATCGCTCGCCAGCCGGCGACTGCGCTGCGTGTCGCGGACCTGCTTCATCGCCTTGATGTCACGGCGCAGCTTCGACATTCGCTCACGGATGCGGCGCCGGTCGGTTTCGATCTTGGTCTCACCGGGACCACGCAGGCCCACCCCGCCGCCGCTGCCGCCGGCGCGGCCACCGGCCTGCCGGGACATCGACTCACCCCAGCCGCGCAGCCGGGGCAGCATGTACTCCATTTGCGCGAGCGAGACTTGCGCCTTACCTTCTCGGCTGGTGGCGTGCTGGGCGAAGATGTCGAGGATCAGCGCGGTACGGTCGATGACCTTCACCTTGACCGCTTTCTCCAGCGCGGTCAGCTGAGCCGGGGACAGCTCGCCGTCGCAGATCACGGTGTCGGCGCCGGTCGCCAGCACCACCTCGCGCAGCTCGGCCGCCTTGCCCGAGCCGATGTAGGTCGAGGCGTCGGGCTTGTCGCGGCGCTGGATCATGCCTTCGAGTACTTGGGAGCCGGCGGTTTCGGCCAGTGCGGCCAACTCGGCGAGGCTGGCCTCGGCGTCGGCGGCGCTGCCTTCGGTCCACACGCCGACGAGCACGACCCGCTCGAGGCGCAGCTGCCGGTACTCGACCTCGGAGATGTCGGCGAGTTCGGTGGACAGCCCGGCGACGCGGCGCAGCGCCGAGCGGTCGTCGAGCGCCAATTCGCCAGTGCTGGGCGTGAGTTCGGGAAATTCAGTCATAGGTAACAACGATGGTGCCCGCTGCGACGGCGGCACGCATCCTAATTAACGCTGCTCGGCACGCCACCATTCCTTGCTGAGTTCGCCGTGGGCCACCAGCACCGACGGCCCCCGCAGGTAGCTGGTGGCCTCGGTGACGGTGACGACGACTTCGCCGCCGGGTACCCGGACCGTGAGCGCGCCGGCGGCCGCGCCTCCCCACGCCAGCGCGGCGACGGCGGCGGCGACGGTTCCGGTGCCGCAGGACCGGGTTTCGCCGACACCGCGCTCATGCACGCGCATCGACACCGCACCGCCATGCGGCGCGGTGAGGATTTCCACGTTCACCCCTTCGGGGAACTGGTCACGGTCGAACGAGACGGGCGCGCCGACGTCGAGCGCGGCCAGCTCCTCGGCGGTCAGGTCGGCGTCCACGCAGGCCAGATGCGGGTTACCGACGTCGATCGCCAGCCCCGCGAACGGCCGGCCGCCCACGATCGCCTCCCCCACGCCGAGCTCGTTGGCTTTGCCCATGTCGACGGTGACGTCGGCGTGGGTGGCGTCGGCTTGGTGCAGGGTGACCGGTCGCGGGCCGGCCAACGATCCGATGACGAACTCGTCGCGGCGCTCCAGGCCGGCGGCGCGCAGGTAGTGGGCGAACACGCGTACGCCGTTGCCGCACATCTGCGCGACCGACCCGTCGGCGTTGCGGTAGTCCATATACCAGTCGGCTGCGCCGACGCCGTCGGGCAGGCGGCCCAGCACGCCGGCGGCGTGGGCGGCGCCCGCCGTCGTGACCCGCAGCACGCCGTCGGCGCCCAGCC includes these proteins:
- the hflX gene encoding GTPase HflX, which codes for MTEFPELTPSTGELALDDRSALRRVAGLSTELADISEVEYRQLRLERVVLVGVWTEGSAADAEASLAELAALAETAGSQVLEGMIQRRDKPDASTYIGSGKAAELREVVLATGADTVICDGELSPAQLTALEKAVKVKVIDRTALILDIFAQHATSREGKAQVSLAQMEYMLPRLRGWGESMSRQAGGRAGGSGGGVGLRGPGETKIETDRRRIRERMSKLRRDIKAMKQVRDTQRSRRLASDVPSIAIVGYTNAGKSSLLNALTGAGVLVQDALFATLEPTTRRGEFDDGRPFVVSDTVGFVRHLPTQLVEAFRSTLEEVVDADLLVHVVDGSDVNPLAQINAVRQVISEVIADHHGDPAPELIVVNKVDAASDLALAKLRRALPGAMFVSARTGEGVDALRRRMAELVAPVDAAVDVVIPYDRGDLVSRVHADGRVQQTEHNSDGTRIRARVPVALAASLREFSANGDRSE
- the dapF gene encoding diaminopimelate epimerase — encoded protein: MIFAKGHGTENDFVLLRDLDAKLSLTPAAVAALCDRRRGLGADGVLRVTTAGAAHAAGVLGRLPDGVGAADWYMDYRNADGSVAQMCGNGVRVFAHYLRAAGLERRDEFVIGSLAGPRPVTLHQADATHADVTVDMGKANELGVGEAIVGGRPFAGLAIDVGNPHLACVDADLTAEELAALDVGAPVSFDRDQFPEGVNVEILTAPHGGAVSMRVHERGVGETRSCGTGTVAAAVAALAWGGAAAGALTVRVPGGEVVVTVTEATSYLRGPSVLVAHGELSKEWWRAEQR